CAGCTGGTCGCCCGCTCGGCCCCGCCGGCCCGTTCGCCCCAGCCGGCAGCTGGTCGCCCGCTCGGCCCCGCCGTCCCGTTCGGCCTCGCTCGCCCGTTCGGCCCCGCCACCGCCTGCCGACGCCCCTACCAGCCCGCGACAGCCACCGCCGGCCACTCTCGCCCCGCCTGTCACTGCCGGTCATTTGTGAGTGGAAGGAGGCCACGCAAGAGCCGGCCACAACAAATCCTGGTTAAAATAGTCaaatgattaaaaaaatatatttgttgTCAAACTAACTCTATCATCCAAACACCACCAAAGGCTAGAGCTAGTTCAGAGTTAGTCCAGagttagaaactaactctaacctctagccaGTCTagtgtatccaaacagggccaatgTATGAAAGTATTTTCTTCCTAGTTGTTTCTAATGATAGCTGATTCGATTGCAATGATGTCCTGCTTAAATGTGACAAAGGAACATGAATGACATGAcgtgaatagctcaaaagatagctGCCGGATGGCACAGTAGCTACACAAGTTACACACAAGAGACACGGCTCGCAGCGGTGGGggtggtggtgtgtgtgtgtgtgggggggggggggggggggggcagcaccTGCCATTGTGCAAAGGGATCCCATGCATGCCAGGAAGAGACGACTCGTCAGGGACGTAGGACGCGCGTATATCGTCGCATGCACGCCCGCGCACAATCGCACAGGGGCACAATGCCAAATGCCCAAGTCGGCATTATTAACCTCACAGTGAAACAGGCGCCACAGATGAAAGCATCTGGCCGCTATACGGGCGGCCATGCATTAGCTCATCATTCTCTCGCTCTCGATCACATGCAACTAGTATGAGGTAGGAGTATCTATGAACTGGCAACGCCAGCCGGGGAGAACATACGTAGATCAACGATAGCGCCAGCCTGGGAGAATATGCAGAAAACATACATGCAAGTATGAGGTATCCATGAACTACTAGTGCCAGAGCCAGTGCCCTATACTACCAGTGCCAGAGCCAGTGCCCTCTCACGGATATGCAGACAAAGGTCAACGAGAAGCAAATGCAAAATTCATATAAAGGTGCGTATTATTGGTACCATATTCTTAAGTGCGATGTGTACAGCTCTATACACTGATTAGGTGCGCAAGTTatattccctccgttcctaactataaatctttctagagattttactacggattacatacggatgtactccATACGAATATAGTCATacccccttcgttcctaaatataaggtgtattagtttttgaaaaagtCAAACCTTGTCTATGTTTGATCAACTTTATAGCAAAATATGTAATGATTTACAATATTAgatatataaaatataaaaatgtATTTCATGATAAATCTAGCGATAATGATTTGGTATCTAGCCCCTTATATTTTGGTCTACAAACCTGGTgaaagttagagaagtttgactttttgaaaaaataatacatcttatatttaggaacggagggagtatttaagaGTATATATATtaacttattttattttgtatgttGTCTATAATAAAATTTctagaaaaacttatatttaggaatcgaGGAAGTAGATCGTTAGCCAGTAAGCACATGCATGCACTATATATACTGATTATGTGTGCAAGTTATAAATTTCCATGTATGCAAGTTCAAAATCTTACCTAAACGATGTGCTTGTGTATATGTTGCTGGCGAGACGTTTTAGTAGTATTAGATTCCAACATACAAACTTTGAATATCATTTTCGAACGAACTTGTTTCTAAAATATCCGAACGAATACCCATGCTAGCAGAAACTATGAACTGTCGTAATATGGAAATAttcttcatgatgaatctatTTATATTACTGTCACTTGACAAATCAAAGGAATGACCAGAAAAAAATAACAAATCGAAACAGTTATATTTGTATAACGAGTCAAATTTACAAATTCTTGACTGCACACACTTAGTTTCCAGGTAGTTATACTTTTTGACATGTGCGAACAACATTAAGATGACAGAAAGCTCATATTACAAATTTGTCACATATATTTCTTCTCTTCCAACTATTTTCTATcgatagtgttacacattggacaACATGTTTACTAACTAAAACCAAATCTGGTGCGTTATGTAATGGGTCAATGACCGTACTACTTTCAAATAATCTGACTGATCAATCTATGATGTGATATCAAGGATCTATTTCTATATGAATGCACATAAAAATTTCAGCATATTCACAAGAAATGGTTCATTTCTTGTTAGTTCCATCCCTCTATACTGGGTCTACAAATATAATAAGTGCACTAACTAAATACATCACGCCATGCACAAATTGAATAATTCAAGAGATCTGAACCATTTAGTATAGACCTTATGTTTATTAACTAGTTGGGAGAACAATTCTGATCTAtttgtaaaataataatcatgtaAACTGATTTACTAGCCCGCACATGTAATCTGGCTCCAATGCACATAGGTTGCAATGGAAGTAAGTTTGAGCCATAGTTTACATTTTCAGATGCATATTAGTTAAGCACATGATATGAGTACACATATTCTGCCATTTTTCTTGTCATGCATAGATCATTAGGTAGTACGTTGTTACCACTTAATTATTCCTGGTTCAAATATGATATCCATGGTTATAGGTACTTCAGTCTTCAACGATATGCTAAGACACACACTAGTTAAGGTTTGAATAGTCCTGGAATTAGGTATAGGAAAGTGCACATATTGCACACTAGTTAATATGATAACACGTAAGCTGTTTTATGAGTGGATGTAAAACGGCataaaaatgacatgatgtagcagCATAAGTTTGACACACGCTTCATTATGTCTTATTTACAGACAAGCTATAGAAATTTCATcgtctcatcaaatatatatatatatatatatatatatatatatatatatatatatatatatatatatatatatatatatatatatatgtcacatAACAATTATTTTATGAATAAAAATAGCTAAATCACCTATTTAGTCACTACTTTGCCCAAACAAACTGATTGTGCTTAATGAAAAATATATTTGTTATCCAGGCATCTCAACAGTTCACGCATTACATATTCTATATACGTGGACATCAACTATACCAGAGGGACCTGTCAATTTTACAATATATGTTGTGGCACGCTATATATCTGATTCAGTTCATCTTGGCCCATACCCCATGCATGAAACACCTCACGGACAGCTACTTGGTTTTTTCACTGTGGGGTCAGGCTTATTGGCTTGGCAGCCTCTAGTGTACATGAACTAGTAtatatgttccccttcaaaaaactacttcctccgttcctaaatataagtctttctacagattccactagtagactatatacggatgtatatagacatattttttagtatagattcattcattttgctttgtatgtagacttatagtaaaatctcttaaaaaacttatatttaggaacggagggagtagtatatatgTTCGGTTGCTTGCCACAACAACATGGATAGCCAAGTATCTTAATAATCCCAAGTTGATATGGACAGAAATAAAGCACATGTGTTGTCATTTCATCTTTTCGCAACAAAGCTACCAGCATTTTGTCTATTCTTGATGATTGGTTCAAGGTAAGGTCAGTTTACAATACACACGGAGCATTTATAGTGTCACTTGAACCAGAAAGTATAAATGTATCAACTAGGGTTATGTCAATCTGATAGTTGCCAATTAGTAGTTGTGCCTTGATAACATTGAGAAATATTGAAATCCAAAAATCTTTTTGTCCACACAGACTAGTGGAGAACATATAGAGTTATCGACTGACGGAATTAAAAGGAGAACTACATATGTCGCATGTCAACTAATAGGAGACTGTTGGAGATAAAATTAATCTCAACCTTTGTATACAACTTATTGTCATTCAAGATACAACCAACAATAGATCTTATTTTCGTTCAAGACGACCAACAATAGAATtagcatgcatgtatgtattGATATAGAGGTACGTAGAAGCAAAATAAGAACATTACTGGTGGATTCTCAGGGCATCTTAGGTTCACGAGAAATTTTAAAAAATCGAGAGGGCTCAATCTTAATAGAATTTTATAGAGACACCTGTTATTTGTTCAGTGTGTTTGAGCTTTAAGTTTTTTTTGTACGGGCACCTTGTGGGCAAGTTTAAAGGAATGTCCTTTTACTGAGTCCAAACTTCTTGGAATAGCTCTAGTGGCTCATGGTTTTTGTAATCCCTTATCATTGTGTAACTTTAGATACTTTAGTGCTATTTCCTTTGGTATTCTATATGGTCTTCAATAAAGCATGCCAATGCAATCTCTTATACACTTTTTAATCTTTTAGAATCATGTCAATCATATAAAACTAGGATTCTATAATATTTCTCCTGTACCTAGTCAAGCAAACCGAATCAGCCTTTTCAGTTCCCTGTTTGGTGTAGGATCAGTCTCTATCTAATGGGGATGCTCTCCTACTCTCCTATCCCTAGAAAAGGCACTTTCCCTGGATGTCAGCTAACCTATACGTACCTTATGAGACATCCATGAGTAGTGAAGCAACTACTCCAGCACGcacaatatatatatacatacatacatatatatatatatatatatatatatatatatatatatatatatatgtatgtatgtatgtatgtatgtatgtataaaaaTAAATTGGTATGGTGTTGCAGTGCATGGACTAAACATGGATGGAAGAGAGAACCAAAACAAAACAAAGAGAGGTAAGAAGTTGCAGAAACTTACATATAGGAGATAGTGCACTACTACTTATCCATTCTTttttgtgttgatgctagctagTGGTGTGTTTCAAGCCAAGCCTCAGTCAATCTCTAGAGGCAAGCATACCCTCTTTCCCTTTTCACCTTCCCGTCTTACAATGAACCAAAGCTACTTTAATTCTTGAGGGGCTCAGCAGAGCACCGATCCATCTATTCTGAGTTCCCCAACCCTCCCTGTGCAAAAGAGCTACACATTGCTAGTTATGGCAGCAGGCCGGCCGGCCTAGTTGCCTTTGCTCCCATCACGCTCTGCACACATCCGCACACCATGCATGCAGTCCTAGCTACTCACCGCAGTGAAAATGAAAAAGGGCTCCGTGCTGAGAAGAGATGGATGGAAACAAAACGGCAAAAGCCACAGGAAGAtcgaagaggaagatgaagagagagagagatgccgcTGCTGCCACTGCCAAGTGCCAACAATAGCACAGCTACTCACTGTTGCTACTCCAACTGCAACAGTGAGGGCGGTTCGTACTACGTACCGAGGTCCCCCATAAATTCCAAGCCATCGTACAAAGAAGTTATAGCCAATGCCCCCTCTTTACAGAACTGCCACGACCATAAAGATCTCTTGGACtgtgtgcatgcatgcatacctcaAGGCCCAGACAATCCAAACTATACGTGATTTGGCCCACTCCATGAGTTTAATTCCGTGTTCCCTCTCGCTCACAAggaaaaaaacaacaataacgTGGTACGACTCCTACGTACGTACGTATGCACGCACGCTGTCTACTCTCCACAATGGCGATACATGATTACTGTACGAACGAGTATGATACATGCAGCACAGAGCGGAATACAGTGCGGTACAGTAGTGGTAGAAAAGGTGGCGGCAAAAAGGCGAAATAAAAGGAATGTGCAGACCTTCCTCTGGCCGTAAATTTGAGATCGATGATGAGCAGTAAAGAATGGAATATGTTTTTAAGATCTGACCTGCAATAATATTATGTTGCTGTTCGGATCGACTTGCTTGTCTCTTGCTGCTGCATGCGTGAGGGGTTAACGCGCGCGCCATCCAAGTACCGTCTTCCTGGCCGAGTAGTGGTGAGGATATATGATCTATCAGAATATCAGTTCACAAGTAATAGCATGATACGGCCCGAAATTAATGTGTAGTGCTGGTTTGGCGGTATGCTTTTCCATGGATTCAACTCGTAACTCTTGCACTCCCCTGTTTATTTCATTCCGTATATAAGATTTTTTGAAGTTAAACCATATAAAGTTTGACCGAAATTATATTAAAAATATCAACATTTACAATACTTTAgtcatatatactccctccgttgatGCTTACTTTGAGACGGAAGGGAGTGGTATGAAATTAATTTCATCATGAATCCAATGACATTAGTTCTATCGTGAATGTTTATATGTTTTACAATAAAACTGTTTGAACTTAAGGAGGTTTGATTTCAGTCAGATTTTATATGCAaactaaaaagaagaagaagcggaggaaGTACTATATATGAGACCACGAACGAAATTTTGTCCACGGACAAATGTTATCATATGTATAGCAAAGGCATGAGATTTTACTAATCATGGGCAAGTATTGAAGTACAAGAATAATGGGGAAAAACAGCACAAGCAAATGGAGAGGGAAAATGATGGACAAGATATGACACGGATTTGGGAGGAAAACATTAATCTTGCTAACCTTAATTTCTTTATGACTTCTCAAACCAACACAAAAATTTCAAGTGCCGAAAAGGGGCCAAATGTTAAATCCCTAGCTGCCGCTATCATCAAAAGATTATAACTGAATCACATGAGAAGTGAGATGACGAGAAGAACCGAAAATCAAATGGTAGAAGAAAGAAAGAATCGCAGAACAACTTTCCTTTGTTTTTCTCTCTTTAGGTCACAGATCGAGATCCAAGCCCGAATGCGCCTCCCTcttggaagacgacgacgacgatggagaCGACGCCTCGGCACCGTGCGAGGGGAATTCGAGCAGCCTCAGCGTATGGTCCCTTGGCCGCCATGCTGATGCGGGCATCTGCAATGGCAGTGCACTGCCATAATTGCTCGATTCGCCCCCGCCATCACCGGGATGCTGCGGGTTGTCCAAGTTCACGCCGAACAAGCGCACGCGCTTCTTCGTTGCCGTCGTGGGGCTTTCGATTACCGGCACTGAGTCGAGCACCACTGGGGATCCTGCGGTTACACTTCCGCCGGCGTCGCTGCCTTGTTGCTGCACCGTGAagtgcagcggcggcggcgggcgcggCACGAGGAGTGGTGCTGGTCCGTGCGGAGGCATCCTGGCGGCCGAGCCGAAAAGGATGACCTGTCTCCCCATTGTGGGGTAACTGGGGTTCATGCCGCGGAAGTCGAAGCCTTGACGGAGACGGTGCTCGTAGAGCGTGGCTGGCGGCGAGGGAGGCATGAAGAATCCTCTGGCGCCGGCGCCGAGGCCCCACGGGCTGTAGTGCGACGTCAGCGGCATCGGGAGCGGGAGGCGGGGCAAGCGGAGCGGGTCTCTGGTGTCGGCTCGGCGCTTCCAGTCGATGAAGAGGCGGTGGCGCGCGGCCTCACCGGCGCCGCGGGAGAAGGAGACGGTGTCCCCAGCGTCGAGGCGCTTCTCCTTGACGAAGCGGCTCCAGCCTTTGGTCATGACGTAGCTCTGGCTGCTGTTCCAGTAGGAATAGCGGAAGCGCCATGGCTTCCCGGCGCTGTCCTCGAAGTTGAGCAGAAGGCCCTTCTCGTTGGCCGCCGAGTCCAGCGGGAAGTACTTCTCGGCGTACTGCTTGGGGATGACCAGCCGGTTAAGCTTCCCCACGTCGCTCGGCGTCACCACTTTGTCGAACATGTGCTCCTTCTCCACGGCCTCCGCCACGTTGCTGCGGCTGCCGTCGCCGGCCCCGCTCCCCGACGCTCCGGCGTCATCCCCAGATCGAAAGGGAGGGCTACTTCCAGACGCTGACGCGGGTGTCGAGGCCGACGCAGAAGCAGAAGGCGGCGCCGCGGCGCAGGTGGCGGCCGCGGGCGTCATGAAAGGGATCTCGCGCATCGacgcctcctcctgctcctcctccacctcctcctctcctttagAAAACCTACTGCTTGTCGCAGTAAActccatgtatgtatgtatgcttgAAAGCTTCTTCCCCTGGATTACTGCGGCATGCCCGATTCGATGCAGCCGGAGGAGGATGGCCAGATCTTGAGAAGAAGCAAGCAACCAGAaaataaagagagagcagcagaTAGCTTCCTTGCTTGGCTGCTTCTTCGGATCGGAGCAGCAAGAAAGCAACCCCAATCCACTCAGCTGGATCCTTCTTCTTGTTGCCCGCCCCTTGCTGGCTTCTGCCAAGACCAGCAGCTTGGCCTGGTGCTCGATCGAGAATAGACACTGCGGCCGCAGCGGAGGTGCGCTAGCTATAGCCTCTCTAGGTTGGGCACTGCTAGAGGGGGGATCTACCTATGTATGCGTGTatgtattgtttttgttttttctcctaCGAAATTCTATATATCGATCTTGAGCTGTGGGAGGGGAATTTGGCCGGCATGCATTGACGCGCGCGCGCGCACTGCACGCCTAGCCGCTAGCTAGCTTTGGGGTGTGTTGTGGCAGCGGcagggatggatggatggaatGGAGACGGGGATGGCCGGCAATATGGATCGATGGAGACGGCCGGGGAGGTTGGTGGGTGGGCGCGCGTGGCTGGCTAATATTTGTGGAGGCCGCTGCAGTTCGATCCTCCCGCAAGGGGGGGAGAGAGGGGACGAGACGACTGAGCTGAGCTGCCCCTGCCCTAGCTACAAGATTCCGTCTCCTTGAACTCGACTACCTTATTAGCTACCTAGTGGAAGTGGCAGCTGCTTAGTGAAGTGAAGTGAGTCATCTCGCTGTGTTTTTTCCCACCTCTTCCGTACTATACCTTCTTTCCAGGAGCTTCATCAGGCTTGGTGTTTTCTTTCTCATGCACTTTATTTTGTTTCTCTTTGTCAAAGATGGAGTGTGGTTTTTCTTGCAGCGTTGCGAGCATAGAGATGGAGCTAGAGAAAGAGCTGGAAAAAGTGGGCGTGTACTGTGCAGCGTAGTGTGTAGCTTTATAAAGGGCAGAGGGGGTGGTGGGGGCCCATGGATCGCGCGCGCTTGGTTGGGCTCATGTGAGCGCTCGTCCTTGTCACCATACGGGCCGGTATACGTATACATCAAATATCACTCACACGCCTGCCTACGGGCTTAGCTGCAGCTACAGTGCATAGCTCGTGTAGGCAAGTTCCTAGGCTGGTCCTCCATGGTGCGTACCCGTCGATCCATCAAGGGGGATTTTGTGATAATAATTGCGTGATGTGGAATGACAAGGTCTCGTCTGcctctgtttttttttttgagaattccCTCTAGCTAGGGTATTTAAGCACCATGAATTTTTTGTGGCTTGTCATGGGCCAACGGGCGTGGAATTTCGCATTGGATATTTCTATTCGGCAATCGGGCATTGGATATTTCTATTCCAGCAATCGGATATTTCTAGGGTATTTAAGCACCATGAATTTTACATGATGGAGGCTTTCAAATAAAATTCATTTTTAATACGATTTGATGAAttctaattatttttattaagttTCAGTTCTTAAAACTTAGTATGAGCGACCAATAAAATCATGACTTTAGTACCTGCGATCGAAAAAAGCCGCTTAAAATTTGAACTCTGATACTTGATAGTCATGACCGAGAAAATCGGAATTTTCAGATGCAAAATCTGAAGTTTCATCGATTAAAACCTAAAACTTATTTTGCCTTCGTGGAGGATCCAACTACCTCGCGAATCGAGAGGCAATTGAACGACGGGGTAGGGCCTGACTGGTGTGTGCCGCTCGAAATTTCCAGAGGGCAATGTATGTTTTGGATTCTCTTGATTTGGATGAGGAGTAAGCCCATGTTATCCATGACACTCATCTTCTCTCCTATCTAACAAAGGAGAGTCTCAATCTTATCGTATGTTGATGACACTGAAACATGGTATGGACAAATTGCCACCAACATGACGGAAGAGGTTTTTGTCACACAGGTCTGGGGACATGCCGTTGATTTGTGCCAAGATTCACAAATTGGTGATGTATAGACGAGTTTATGCTTGTTTTCCTATGTAATGCATTTGCATATCATGCCGATATACCTTTTGGTGTGGGTGTGATACATGTTCCGTTGGGTTCCATAACAGTGCAAAACAGGAATGAACATGCACTTACAGAACGGATAAGCAAAAACGATTACTCATGCCATTGTCTTGCTATTATTTTTCAGTTCATGTTTGTTCTTGTCTTGTTGTtcctaaaaaaatagaaaatcgaCCTTTTAAGCATCATTTCAGTCGGGAAATCAAAGAGATTATATTCTGGCCTTAAAGATTGAAGGCCTTCAAAGATCTCAACAACCACATAAGTAAATTTCATGCAAAAAGTTATAGATTCATCGAAAAAGATTTAATTTTCTTATGTATTTGATTATGATCATGTTTCTTCAAGCACTGGCTTTTAATGTGTCGTGTAGTTACATAATATCATGTTTTATATTTGTCTTGCCTCCTTTTTTTGTTGTAGTCATTACTTATACTGGAAGAATTTTTCTGTTGTACATATCGAGTCTTCCTAATAT
This genomic stretch from Hordeum vulgare subsp. vulgare chromosome 6H, MorexV3_pseudomolecules_assembly, whole genome shotgun sequence harbors:
- the LOC123403003 gene encoding B3 domain-containing protein Os02g0683500-like, with protein sequence MEFTATSSRFSKGEEEVEEEQEEASMREIPFMTPAAATCAAAPPSASASASTPASASGSSPPFRSGDDAGASGSGAGDGSRSNVAEAVEKEHMFDKVVTPSDVGKLNRLVIPKQYAEKYFPLDSAANEKGLLLNFEDSAGKPWRFRYSYWNSSQSYVMTKGWSRFVKEKRLDAGDTVSFSRGAGEAARHRLFIDWKRRADTRDPLRLPRLPLPMPLTSHYSPWGLGAGARGFFMPPSPPATLYEHRLRQGFDFRGMNPSYPTMGRQVILFGSAARMPPHGPAPLLVPRPPPPLHFTVQQQGSDAGGSVTAGSPVVLDSVPVIESPTTATKKRVRLFGVNLDNPQHPGDGGGESSNYGSALPLQMPASAWRPRDHTLRLLEFPSHGAEASSPSSSSSSKREAHSGLDLDL